Proteins from one Podospora pseudoanserina strain CBS 124.78 chromosome 1, whole genome shotgun sequence genomic window:
- a CDS encoding hypothetical protein (EggNog:ENOG503P7CB; COG:S) encodes MPFPTPVRRAAYPEYKSPYGPKYQFQPHVGTITAKTVTNLGVKAGLFGGVALFTVIFFTSGVPKVYNDVLGNIPVVGASLQNFFTKKVHPADNPF; translated from the exons ATGCCTTTTCCT ACTCCTGTTCGCCGTGCGGCCTACCCTGAGTACAAGAGCCCCTATGGCCCTAA GTACCAATTCCAGCCCCATGttggcaccatcaccgccaagaCTGTGACCAACCT TGGTGTCAAGGCCGGCCTTTTCGGCGGCGTTGCCCTGTTCACTGTCATTTTCTTCACCTCCGGCGTTCCCAAGGTCTACAACGATGTTCTCGGC AACATCCCTGTCGTTGGTGCTTCTCTCCAAaacttcttcaccaagaAGGTCCACCCCGCCGACAAC CCGTTCTAA
- the ALG10 gene encoding glucosyltransferase (EggNog:ENOG503NXZQ; BUSCO:EOG0926300R; COG:I; COG:K; COG:O; COG:T) encodes MVGSLQDLLLAFVNDAQRNLKDAFDIWAQSLRAQALVTVILTSTFLAWIICPPVKTSASPSQIKSPWVSYALVSTSLFLLSLSGGAWTLLVNRYVPEPYLDEFFHIPQAQVYCEGRYRQWDDKITTPPGLYGVTISYLFSVIYNKITMLTCETSTLRFHNLSVVLVIVAAAAQCRNLIERRQAERVGKVASTNMSLYSFHTAINIALMPVIFFFSGLYYTDPLSTLAVLLSYRHHLQRVGPERPGLLSDVWTVILGVAALFMRQTNVFWVVVYMGGLEAVYTLRSVKPGAQEFLTTLHDPPLSNSGPDDWFFCLLTIAVTALCNPAKVLRQIWPHLTILGLFAGFVAWNEGVVLGDKSNHIATIHLAQMLYIWPFFAFFSLPLFVPSILGFITRPLQTIRSLILRPNALFTIPWALLTALLSAAVVRYNTIIHPFTLADNRHYMFYIFRYTILRSPLIRLLLVIPYTVARWLVWGSLSTTTPPTTQPSGPKPRTAPAQPKAAPESDGQLTLLDSPSSVSDTTPTTSTAILWLLTTALSLVTAPLVEPRYFILPWVFYRLLVPSWSFASVGIGKRIDLRLVLETTWFVGVNAVTMYLFLFRPYVWKDSEGNVLDSGRLQRFMW; translated from the exons ATGGTTGGCTCTTTACAAGATCTACTTCTGGCTTTTGTCAATGATGCGCAGAGAAATCTGAAGGATGCCTTCGATATTTGGGCTCAGAGCTTACGCGCCCAAGCTCTGGTGACAGTCATTCTTACATCAACATTTCTAGCATGGATCATCTGCCCACCAGTAAAGACTTCAGCATCGCCTTCACAAATAAAATCGCCATGGGTCTCATATGCTCTCGTCAGCACTTCATTATTTCTGCTCAGCCTATCTGGCGGAGCTTGGACGCTCCTGGTTAATCGCTATGTTCCAGAACCGTATCTT GACGAGTTCTTCCATATACCCCAAGCACAGGTATACTGCGAAGGGAGATACCGGCAGTGGGATGACAAGATCACTACCCCTCCCGGCCTGTACG GGGTGACTATCAGCTACCTCTTTTCCGTGATATACAACAAGATAACAATGCTCACATGTGAAACCTCGACCTTGCGTTTCCACAATCTCTCGGTTGTTCTAGTAattgttgctgctgcagcGCAATGCCGCAATCTGATCGAAAGGAGGCAGGCTGAGCGGGTCGGCAAGGTTGCTTCAACAAACATGTCCCTATACTCGTTTCACACGGCCATCAACATCGCCTTGATGCCAGttatctttttcttctcgggTCTCTACTACACTGATCCCCTGTCGACCTTGGCGGTGCTTCTCTCTTACCGACACCATCTGCAACGAGTCGGGCCGGAACGACCAGGTCTTTTGAGTGATGTGTGGACTGTCATCTTGGGTGTGGCTGCCCTCTTCATGCGCCAGACCAATGTCTTCTGGGTTGTCGTCTATATGGGCGGCTTGGAGGCTGTTTACACTCTGCGGTCTGTCAAGCCAGGTGCTCAAGAGTTTCTCACTACACTTCATGACCCGCCACTGAGCAACTCAGGGCCTGATG ACTGGTTCTTTTGTCTCCTCACCATTGCTGTGACTGCTCTCTGCAACCCGGCCAAGGTCCTGCGCCAGATATGGCCTCACCTCACTATTCTCGGTCTATTCGCTGGCTTTGTAGCCTGGAACGAAGGCGTTGTTCTTG GGGATAAATCTAACCACATCGCAACCATTCACCTCGCTCAGATGCTCTACATCTGGCctttcttcgccttcttttccctgCCCCTATTCGTCCCTTCCATTCTTGGGTTCATCACACGCCCTCTGCAAACTATCCGCTCACTCATTCTCCGCCCCAACGCCCTGTTCACCATCCCCTGggccctcctcaccgccctcctgTCCGCAGCAGTAGTCAGgtacaacaccatcatccaccccttcaccctcgcaGACAACAGGCACTACATGTTCTACATCTTCCGGTACACCATCCTCCGCTCCCCGCTCATCCGCCTCCTGCTGGTGATCCCCTACACCGTAGCAAGATGGCTCGTATGGGGAAGcctgtccaccaccaccccaccaacaacacaaccctCGGGGCCAAAACCACGGACTGCTCCCGCCCAGCCAAAGGCAGCTCCTGAGAGCGATGGGCAATTGACCCTGCTCGACTCCCCCTCTTCAGTCTcagacaccacccccaccacatcAACGGCCATCCTCTGGCTTCtgaccaccgccctctcTCTCGTTACCGCCCCGCTAGTTGAACCCAGGTATTTTATTCTGCCCTGGGTATTCTACCGGCTGCTGGTCCCTTCCTGGTCTTTTGCCTCCGTTGGCATCGGCAAAAGGATCGATCTGCGGCTCGTTCTCGAGACGACCTGGTTTGTAGGTGTCAATGCGGTGACCATGTACCTGTTTCTGTTTAGGCCCTATGTATGGAAGGATAGTGAGGGGAATGTACTCGATTCGGGGAGATTGCAGAGGTTTATGTGGTAG
- a CDS encoding hypothetical protein (EggNog:ENOG503P7GS) → MSSQRPFFLSTFFAAFRQQPPSALSAQQPNKHTNQASSGVGSSSTATPRSISASATAAQSQATSPSTSTSASRTGVIGQLPLHSPRHHHTAGIPIPHSGGRRRGSDSSSEGFRDALGTEKLYIGGRTATGEEKFFKLGVVRRVRSGDRLSLDRLSL, encoded by the coding sequence ATGTCTTCCCAACGCCCCTTTTTCCTGTCCACCTTCTTTGCCGCATTCCGTCAACAGCCACCCTCGGCCCTAtcagcacaacaaccaaatAAGCACACCAATCAGGCTTCCTCAGGAGTAGGATCATCGTCTACCGCCACGCCACGATCGATATCCGCCTCGGCCACTGCTGCGCAATCACAGGCTACTTCGCCTTCGACGTCAACATCTGCCTCTCGAACAGGGGTGATTGGACAGCTGCCACTGCACTCCCCACGACATCACCATACCGCCGGCATACCCATTCCGCACtcgggaggaagaaggcgaggaagcgACAGCAGCAGTGAAGGGTTTCGAGATGCACTAGGGACAGAGAAGCTGTATATTGGTGGAAGAACTGCCACAGGGGAGGAAAAGTTCTTCAAGCTGGGTGTTGTACGAAGGGTCCGGAGTGGGGATAGGCTCTCGTTGGACAGACTAAGCCTGTGA
- a CDS encoding hypothetical protein (COG:G; COG:M; EggNog:ENOG503P07J), giving the protein MPTITIIPASCKTSLATIRALLSLFDPSVKIHGIYRDLSKVPEDLLSHPQFTALQGDIDDPSLELPPSDLLFHTTPNTYTDADVFEHAKRQTENLKTAILKSSTIKKIVLMSTMGAQYSSGTGELKANHAAETTISTLPASIQKVFVRCCWFMENWASELPNLLSDKPFFYSTISPADFPFPHIAVRDIGKTCAQELLSTAPPKSNPYIFELQGQSYNSNDVKKIFEELLGKEVDMRVIPQEGLLDYYRQMFSEHVAREYTEMNQSFLEGGILFLNPEPTPGGEIRRGETELREVLAGLLKGRV; this is encoded by the exons ATGCCGACCATTACCATCATCCCCGCCTCTTGCAAGacctccctcgccaccatTCGGGCTCtgctctctctttttgatCCCTCGGTCAAGATACACGGCATATACCGCGACTTATCCAAGGTCCCGGAAGATTTACTGTCCCACCCCCAATTTACAGCCCTCCAAGGCGACATTGACGACCCTTCCCTCGAACTTCCTCCCAGCGACCTGCTTTTCCACACAACCCCTAACACGTATACCGACGCCGATGTCTTTGAGCACGCCAAACGACAAACCGAGAACTTGAAaaccgccatcctcaagtcctcgaccatcaagaagatcgTCCTGATGAGCACAATGGGGGCCCAGTACTCCTCTGGAACC GGTGAATTAAAAGCAAACCACGCTGCTGaaaccaccatctccaccctgCCCGCCTCCATCCAAAAGGTCTTTgtccgctgctgctggttcATGGAAAACTGGGCCTCCGAACTCCCCAATCTCCTCTCGGACAAGCCCTTCTTCTACTCTACCATCTCCCCGGCCGATTTCCCCTTCCCGCACATTGCCGTGAGGGATATTGGCAAGACGTGCGCTCAAGAGCTGTTGTCTACTGCCCCCCCCAAGAGCAATCCTTACATCTTTGAGCTTCAGGGCCAGAGCTACAACTCGAATGATGTGAAGAAGATCTTTGAGGAGTTGCTGGGGAAAGAGGTGGATATGAGAGTCATTCCTCAGGAGGGGCTGTTGGATTATTACCGGCAGATGTTTTCTGAGCATGTTGCGAGGGAGTATACGGAGATGAACCAGAGcttcttggagggggggatctTGTTTTTGAATCCGGAGCCGACGCCGGGTGGAGAGATTCGGAGGGGGGAGAcggagttgagggaggtgttggcgggATTGCTGAAGGGACGGGTTTGA
- the FOL1 gene encoding trifunctional dihydropteroate synthetase (COG:H; BUSCO:EOG09260LJ8; EggNog:ENOG503NUR7): protein MTQLRILKRIRSTAPSTLTLSAFLSVETPKVGSGATHRATSRLRSVTSLRQNMKSFTRIAAGSLRQPRQSLPSARHVCHSCQNLRLSRIEQRQFSQTAPSLTDSFGFKKYTLPRSFKPKEVNLPAKMASPPPPDPARKRLAYIALGSNLGDRIGWIEKACAELDARGIKVKRTSSLWETEPMYVLDQDRFVNGACEVETTLEPLALLDALQDIENSLGRKKIIDKGPRNIDLDILLYDNIKFNHERLTIPHIGIPEREFVLKPLAELIPDKPLDPDRPWTLTRDLLDALPSSTTPITTMTPLSAHHPPIMALNPARKTHVMGILNMTPDSFSDGGQNTSLEEQTLISNIRSFLDAGATMIDVGGQSTAPNCPEVSVEEELNRVLPAIKLIRSHFSDRPVLISVDTYRASVAEAAVAAGADIVNDVSGGSMDPEMLPTVARLGTTICLMHMRGTPATMNNLAEYPDSEGGLIGGIAKELVERVAAAETAGVRRWRIVLDPGLGFAKVGWQNVDVLRHLDELRFWPGLQGLPWLVGSSRKSFIGRVTGVPTPKERIWGTAATVAAAVQGGADVVRVHDVREMAQVVAMADAIWRY from the exons ATGACACAGCTGAGAATCCTTAAACGGATAAGGTCAACCGCGCcttcaaccctaaccctttccGCATTTCTTTCGGTGGAGACTCCGAAGGTCGGGTCTGGAGCAACTCACAGAGCCACTTCTCGACTTCGGTCGGTGACTTCACTGCGGCAGAATATGAAGAGCTTCACACGTATCGCCGCAGGGTCATTGAGACAACCCCGACAAAGTTTACCTAGTGCCAGACATGTATGCCATTCCTGCCAGAACCTGCGCCTAAGCAGGATTGAACAGCGGCAATTTTCCCAGACAGCACCCTCTTTAACAGATTCGTTCGGCTTCAAAAAATATACTCTCCCGCGCAGCTTTAAGCCCAAGGAAGTAAACCTGCCTGCCAAGATGGCCAGCCCGCCTCCCCCAGATCCGGCGCGGAAGCGGCTGGCATATATCGCCCTGGGAAGCAACTTGGGGGATCGTATTGGCTGGATAGAAAAGGCCTGCGCCGAGCTGGATGCGCGGGGCATCAAGGTCAAGCGCACAAGCAGCCTGTGGGAGACGGAGCCCATGTATGTGCTAGACCAGGATAGATTCGTCAATGGTGCCTGTGAG GTTGAGACAACTCTTGAGCCACTTGCCCTTCTGGATGCTCTCCAAGATATCGAGAACTCCCTTGGTCGCAAAAAGATCATTGACAAGGGCCCGCGTAACATTGACCTCGATATCCTTCTCTATGACAACATCAAGTTCAACCATGAGCGCCTCACAATTCCTCACATTGGAATCCCGGAAAGGGAGTTTGTCTTGAAGCCTCTTGCTGA ACTTATCCCCGACAAGCCTCTGGACCCCGACCGACCATGGACCCTAACCCGGGACTTACTTGATGCCCTGCCTTCTTCTACTACTCCTATCACCACTATGACCCCGTTGTcagcacaccacccccccatcatGGCTCTCAATCCAGCCCGGAAAACACACGTCATGGGCATCCTCAACATGACCCCTGACTCCTTTTCTGATGGCGGCCAAAACACATCCCTTGAGGAGCAAACTTTGATCTCCAACATACGATCCTTCTTGGACGCAGGCGCCACCATGATTGACGTTGGCGGGCAGTCAACCGCCCCTAACTGCCCCGAGGTTTcagtggaggaagagctcaaCCGAGTGCTCCCGGCTATCAAGCTCATCCGCTCTCATTTCTCAGATAGGCCGGTGCTCATTAGTGTGGACACCTACCGAGCATCTGtcgccgaggctgccgttGCCGCCGGCGCTGATATTGTGAACGATGTCTCTGGTGGAAGCATGGACCCGGAGATGTTGCCTACTGTTGCTAGGTTGGGGACAACCATCTGTCTGATGCACATGAGGGGGACACCGGCGACGATGAACAATCTTGCTGAGTACCCTGATTCTGAAGGAGGGCTCATCGGCGGGATTGCTAAGGAACTGGTGGAGAGGGTAGCGGCTGCCGAGACGGCTGGTGTTAGACGGTGGAGGATCGTGCTTGACCCTGGGTTAGGCTTCGCCAAGGTTGGCTGGCAAAATGTCGATGTGCTGAGGCACTTGGATGAGCTCAGGTTCTGGCCTGGGTTGCAAGGTCTGCCGTGGCTTGTCGGGTCCAGCAGGAAGAGCTTCATTGGGAGGGTGACAGGCGTACCGACGCCGAAGGAGAGAATATGGGGCACGGCCGCGACAGTTGCGGCTGCTGTTCAAGGAGGAGCGGACGTGGTGAGGGTCCATGATGTCAGGGAGATGGCGCAGGTGGTAGCGATGGCGGATGCTATCTGGCGGTATTGA
- a CDS encoding hypothetical protein (EggNog:ENOG503NWW5; COG:E), producing the protein MRVPPQIQLIDNWPSSSCFVLCLFCFSAARFLTFFFFTNTYSTISRFGVFTSVIMASPQQIRTDITDLFGIKHPILLAGMNVAAGPKLAAAVTNAGGMGVLGGISYTPEMLREQIDEIKKHLNDKKAPFGVDLLLPQVGGNARKTNYDYTKGKLDELIDIIIESGAKLFVSAVGVPPKHVVEKLHKNGILYMNMIGHPKHVKKCLDLGVDIICAQGGEGGGHTGDTPTTVLIPTVAQLVKGHKSPLTGKPVQVVAAGGIWNGQLLASALMMGASGVWVGTRFVLSKEAGAPKAHKEAVRTSGFDDNIRTTIFTGRPMRVRANPYIVNWEEDRVSELKQCLAKGKIPHEVDLDKLMAGEVPSIADLKKIGLVAASTPDNAEVDVDDLLDSLMPHLMGKCAAVVNEEKSAKEIVDEFVNDAVAVIKRGNAQLVSLPKL; encoded by the exons ATGCGTGTGCCTCCACAGATCCAACTGATTGATAActggccttcttcctcgtgcTTCGTCTTGtgtcttttttgtttttcagCAGCGAGATTTTtaacctttttctttttcaccaACACTTATTCTACCATTTCCCGTTTTGGAGTATTCACATCAGTCATCATGGCCTCTCCTC AGCAGATTCGCACCGACATCACCGATCTCTTCGGGATCAagcaccccatcctcctcgccggcatGAACGTCGCCGCTGGCCCCAAGCTGGCGGCGGCTGTCACCAATGCCGGCGGTATGGGTGTCCTCGGTGGTATCAGCTACACCCCCGAGATGCTCAGGGAGCAGATCgatgagatcaagaagcacCTTAACGACAAGAAGGCTCCCTTCGGTGTcgatctccttcttccccaggtTGGCGGCAACGCCCGCAAGACCAA CTACGATTACACCAAGGGCAAGCTTGACGAGTTGattgacatcatcatcgagtCCGGCGCCAAGCTCTTCGTTTCCGCCGTCGGCGTTCCCCCCAAGCACGTCGTCGAGAAGCTCCACAAGAACGGCATCCTCTACATGAACATGATCGGCCACCCCAAGCACGTCAAGAAGTGCCTCGACCTCGGTGTCGATATCATCTGCGCTcagggtggcgagggtggtggccaCACCGGTgacacccccaccaccgtcctcatccccaccgTTGCTCAGCTCGTCAAGGGCCACAAGTCCCCATTGACTGGCAAGCCCGTCCAGGTTGTTGCCGCCGGTGGTATCTGGAACGGTCAGCTCCTCGCCTCTGCGCTCATGATGGGCGCCAGCGGTGTCTGGGTTGGTACCCGTTTCGTCCTCTCCAAGGAGGCTGGTGCCCCCAAGGCCCACAAGGAGGCCGTCCGCACCTCGGGCTTCGATGACAACATccgcaccaccatcttcaccggTCGCCCCATGCGTGTCCGCGCCAACCCCTACATTGTTAACTGGGAGGAGGACCGTGTTTCCGAGTTGAAGCAGTGCCTcgccaagggcaagatccCCCACGAGGTCGACCTCGATAAGCTCATGGCTGGTGAGGTCCCATCGATTGCCGACCTCAAGAAGATCGGCCTCGTTGCTGCCTCAACCCCCGACAAcgccgaggttgatgttgatgaccTCCTTGACTCCCTCATGCCCCACCTTATGGGCAAGTGCGCCGCCGTTGTCAACGAGGAGAAGTCAGCCAAGGAGATCGTTGACGAGTTTGTCAACGATGCCGTTGCCGTCATCAAGAGGGGCAACGCCCAGCTCGTCAGCTTGCCCAAGCTATAG
- a CDS encoding hypothetical protein (EggNog:ENOG503P21D; COG:S), protein MRGFGAGGDGGMVGMVLKVAPVVCSFFAFVFLAVALSAGSSPNYIEGLSVINFNMSTFGKNLIKAPNVQEAAQGGCDKADNAVTDAGNALGNVAGGLAGAFGGKKAEEDAKKALNGASDKVGDGVGAACEKGAEIADKAVRLGQDLVDKALGSVAKAIGLKEYYSIHIGAMCEGMYAPLFSDPAAEPNVEKCTKKFVVEQTDLSKSLDASLNVGPFKFKLSDVGLIDTIQDALDLIPRALAAMGFFFLTSVVFLALAFLGSTAALASAFVPALAARETALILPTLVCFGIGWFLAGIGTLGLTAAAEKIKNAVNEDGAKFGLSAATSPGLYFLIWAAAVLSTLGFATLAYAWYKSRHVSGDRSETDSDLDEQKHVARGQYPIMQGNYPPSERGSYYGAQDGQDQMQQVDFGGQPQGQMRQQDDTYLGQPVNDGRPSKEYYQQQQ, encoded by the exons ATGAGAGGCTTCGGtgcaggtggtgatggtgggatggtgggcaTGGTTCTCAAGGTTGCGCCTGTCGTGTGCTCCTTTTTcgcttttgtttttttggccgTTGCCTTGTCGGCAGGAAGCTCACCGAATTATATTGAAGGGTTGAGTGTGATTAAC TTCAACATGTCTACCTTTGGCAAAAACCTCATCAAGGCCCCCAACGTCCAAGAAGCCGCCCAAGGCGGCTGTGACAAAGCCGACAACGCCGTCACGGACGCGGGCAACGCTCTCGGCAACGTAGCCGGTGGTCTCGCCGGTGCTTTCGGCGGCAAGAAGGCCGAAGAAGACGCCAAAAAGGCCCTCAACGGCGCCTCGGACAAAGTCGGCGACGGCGTCGGCGCAGCCTGCGAAAAGGGTGCTGAAATCGCCGACAAGGCCGTCCGGCTCGGCCAGGACCTCGTCGACAAGGCCCTCGGCAGCGTCGCCAAAGCCATCGGCCTCAAGGAGTACTACTCCATCCACATCGGCGCCATGTGCGAAGGCATGTACGCGCCCCTCTTCTCCGACCCGGCCGCGGAGCCGAACGTGGAAAAGTGCACCAAAAAGTTCGTCGTCGAGCAGACCgacctctccaaatccctcGACGCCTCCCTCAACGTCGGCCCCTTCAAGTTCAAGCTCAGCGACGTCGGCCTGATCGACACCATCCAGGACGCCCTGGACCTCATCCCCCGCGCCCTCGCGGcgatgggcttcttcttcctcacctccgtcgtcttcctcgccctggCGTTCCTAGGCTCgaccgccgccctcgcctccgccttcgtccccgccctcgccgcccgcgAGACAGCCCTCATCCTGCCGACCCTCGTCTGCTTCGGAATCGGCTGGTTCCTCGCCGGGATCGGCACCCTCGGtctcaccgccgccgccgaaaagATCAAAAACGCCGTCAACGAAGACGGCGCCAAGTTCGGCCTCTCGGCCGCGACCTCTCCGGGCCTCTACTTCCTCATCtgggccgccgccgtcctctccaccctcgggTTCGCCACGCTCGCCTACGCCTGGTACAAGTCCCGCCACGTCAGCGGTGACCGCTCAGAGACAGACTCCGACCTCGACGAGCAAAAGCACGTTGCCAGAGGCCAGTACCCCATCATGCAGGGGAACTACCCGCCTTCTGAGCGGGGGAGCTACTACGGCGCCCAGGACGGACAGGACCAGATGCAGCAGGTGGATTTTGGCGGGCAGCCCCAGGGGCAGATGCGCCAGCAGGATGACACGTATCTCGGTCAGCCGGTGAACGACGGGAGGCCGAGCAAAGAGTattaccagcagcagcagtag
- a CDS encoding hypothetical protein (EggNog:ENOG503Q3FH; COG:S), translating into MLSYPSSSVSAIREHRDGSVGAPCAKRQQLGSKPWCLELLPLASFLHLGFPSSSKFILPSSNRLLEPPIQKTSFCHKEITPLTNSFVVVYTSYRLPQRTQPLVGFLRRLPVESSPPTVPDSQNLSLDSCQTTNNPRPTTSYPSKMADISNGHANGNASVDALKNNLAATYNNVTSGPVAQNIKAEGARTTDELSNLANSRRAPSYTAATGQPLTHYHSFFSELLSWKNPRASGIAYLTIISFIFSVRYLDVLRWGLKLTWMALGVTIAAEIAGKAILNNGFATQLRPRKYYTVPRETLDAVIGDVNELINFGVIESQRILFAENIWASAAVALGAFISYYLVKVVPYWGLALIATSVIFFAPLIYTTNQELIDSQIQHAGEIINDQTEQIRSLVQKNTEQATQVTKQYMGDYTAKAQSLIKGAVGQENGHKSELKPTDFPVAPKEDIKSEPIAPPTKAGEEEPLIAA; encoded by the exons ATGCTATCATATCCAAGCTCTAGTGTGTCTGCTATCAGAGAGCATCGGGACGGATCAGTCGGTGCACCGTGTGCGAAGAGGCAGCAACTTGGAAGCAAGCCCTGGTGTCTCGAGCTCCTCCCACTCGCGTCATTCCTCCACCTTGgctttccctcttcctctaAATTCATCTTGCCATCCTCAAATCGTCTCCTGGAACCCCCAATCCAAAAGACATCATTCTGCCACAAGGAAATTACACCACTCACCAACAGCTTTGTTGTAGTCTACACCTCCTACCGACTTCCTCAGCGCACACAACCACTTGTGGGTTTTCTCCGTCGCCTGCCAGTCGAaagctcccctccaacaGTTCCCGACTCCCAGAATTTGTCTCTCGACAGTTGCCAAACTACCAATAATCCCCGCCCAACGACATCATATCCATCAAAAATGGCCGACATTTCGAACGGACATGCGAACGGGAATGCCAGCGTGGATGCCCTCAAGAACA ACCTTGCTGCCACCTACAACAATGTTACCAGCG GCCCTGTAGCTCAGAACATCAAGGCCGAGGGCGCGAGAACCACGGATGAGCTTTCCAACTTGGCCAACTCTCGCCGCGCTCCTTCGTACACCGCGGCTACTGGCCAGCCCTTGACTCATTAccactccttcttctcggagCTGTTGTCATGGAAGAATCCTC GCGCCTCTGGAATTGCCTACCTCACAATCATCTCGTTCATCTTCTCGGTTAGATACCTGGATGTTCTCCGATGGGGTCTCAAGCTCACATGGATGGCCCTCGGTGTTACCATTGCCGCCGAGATCGCCGGAAAAGCCATTTTGAACAATGGCTTTGCTACCCAGCTCCGCCCTCGCAAGTACTACACTGTTCCCCGAGAGACACTTGATGCCGTTATTGGCGACGTCAACGAACTTATCAACTTTGGTGTGATCGAGTCCCAACGCATCCTTTTCGCTGAGAACATCTGGGCTTCCGCTGCT GTTGCCCTCGGCGCCTTCATCTCGTATTACTTGGTCAAGGTTGTCCCGTACTGGGGTCTTGCTCTCATCGCCACCtccgtcatcttcttcgcccctCTCAtttacaccaccaaccagGAGCTTATCGACAGCCAGATCCAGCACGCTGGTGAGATTATCAATGACCAGACCGAGCAGATCCGCTCCTTGGTCCAGAAGAACACCGAGCAAGCCACCCAGGTTACCAAGCAGTACATGGGCGACTACACCGCCAAGGCTCAGTCCTTGATCAAGGGTGCTGTTGGTCAGGAGAATGGCCACAAATCCGAGCTCAAGCCGACTGACTTCCCCGTCGCTCCCAAGGAGGACATCAAGTCAGAGCCTATTGCTCCCCCTACCaaggccggtgaggaggagcctTTGATCGCTGCTTAA